The genomic interval ctttaaaaaagcaaaaatcaaagttacagtggggcactcacaatggaagtgaatgggggccaatttttagagggtataaaggcagaaatgtgaatcttataattttataaaagcccttacatcaattcttctgttaaaactcgtgtgttatttgagctgtaaagttgtttaaattgtaattgttatagtcgttttagggtttgttgacattacatcgtcatggtaattaagttgtaaaattgctttacacagaaaaggttgatatgtgattttatcacactaaaatcatgtttacacgcatacagtttatgtcttgtggttatacttttgaaacagtgagtattttaacgtttacaatttggcccccattcacctccattgtaagtgcctcactggaaaccagatttgtgcttttttttttttttttaaagaaaaggagcagcaagtcaaaattaattttatggtaatcaacattatgccgcaaatgctgtcgattgagcttaacttgtattgaacccggaacattgaTGAAAATGTGCTCTTGTGGTGTtactaaaaaacaacaacagcaagagACTACGAAGTGCTTCATGTCTTTTACCGGACGCAATGGCCACGTTTAACTGCAGTCAGTTTCAAGAGTTTAGTTGTAGGTCGTCGCTCCCATCTTGTCTCGACTATCACCTCTACATTCTCTTCAGTGCCACCTTGAAGCGGAATTGTgcaggggagggggaagagagaggAAACCGGTTGGACAGGTAAGACGCAGAGGCCGGACTGGGTCGGGTTTGTTGTCACCGTTATATTCACACGCATGCGCACTGTTACATGTTTCCTCATGAAATGTGTACCTGCGCTTCAATCAGCCTCTTAAATTAGTTTTGCAGTCCGTCGGTTGAGCAGTGTGAACTATCTACCTGCCCGCAACATCAGCCTCACCTGGACAAAGACACCTCGCTGTGTCTTGACCAACTGTATTCCGCGGAAGACTTCGCGTCAACTCCGAGGAGCGGCAGGCGGCGGAAGGTGTAGCAGAGCGGGCGAATATAGCGCGAGACTCCGCGGAAACCTGTGCAGGTACAAAGAGTTGGCCGTATGGGTGTGCGCGTATACAGAGAAGAAAGGGCTTTCCTTTTCTAAAACCACCGAGGACAATTCATTTGCAGACATCATACAAGAAGGACTTTACACTTGATTTATATTGTTGACCAATTTCCCCCAAAGTAAGTTTgtggtgggaaaaaaaaaacaaaaaaaaactactgtTTAATTTTTGCAAGATAGCGGGAGAGGACCTCGGGAATTCACCATGCCACGAGCCTTTCTGGTGAAAAAAACAAGTATTTCACCCGGCAAAAGAAACTGGAGCAATCTACCAGACCATGAGCGCGGTGACATTTATATTCCAGGTGAGAATATTTAAAATCCATATTTAAGCCTTGTTTTCCCCCCACAAACACATATTTCGGATAACGGGACGGATGCACACACTGCTCAACTCCACGGAAGTCAGGTATTGAGGAATATAATGGGAATTCTTGAATGGCTTACTTTTCCTTCAGTCTTCTgggaatgcatttttgtgttttaACCACGCGTTTTTAGCCTGCAGTAGACCAGATCAAATAGCACATCACACATTcgtctaaataattaaaaaagataggcctatatattttaaatgtctgAATAGCTCGAATAATTGAATCttataaaatgtgtttgtgtgttcagagGGCCGTTACTGCTCCTTTAGTTGACCTCTAGACCCAAATGTCTAACTTATAACATGACAACAAATGTCGCCTTCACAAAACGTTGCAGTCGTCTAAAACCATCTGGGATTAAATTATAGCCTGATGTTGAGAGGTTTTGCTTAAGATAAagcgatctttttttttttaaagacatttagtTGTTTTTCGGTGTTTTATGTAGGCCTAATTATTCACTTGTTTGACAAGCAAAACGAATAATACTGTCTGATAACTGCTCTCTTTTAACTGTTAATATTACTGCCGTTCACCTAACGCAATAGACTACCGTTCGTTATGAACACATTCAATTATcacacacatataatcatcataaCCACTACAGACTGACTTAGGAGATATTTCTCTGGAtagtaaatattatattatattgataaTTCTCTGGATAGTAAAGGCAAATACGTGTAATTAAAATGCTCGCAGCTATTTAATCgatttatatcatattatatgcCAGCTCTTCTTAATGTGTGCTTAAAAACGGAACCAACTTGAAATAAAGGCATATGATGCACCGATTCATGTCAGAGGGTATACCTGTGCCACTCGTCTCCATACCGAtccctgaggttacctgtataACAAAGGTAGGAGGAAATAAATCGGTAATTAAATATATTAGATTCTACTATTTCCCATGACTTTTAGGCcagataacaatgcaaaaaaaaaaataaaaaaaaaaaaaaagtgttcgaTCTGCTTGTTTCTttctttgtaatttatttaattttctttatttctaGCATCGTTGTCCTCGAGTGCGGGTTAATGTTTACTGGATTGAAGGAAATAACGGGCTTCGCCGCACGGGCTCCGTTcacacccccctcccccccccccccaatggcaTGAATTTAAGTAAAATCGACTTCACTTTATAAACActgtaacttttacttacaaatagcCTATGATAAGATATACATGGTACTTTCCTCACATTTTGAACTATtcttacaattacatttttattcatgtaCCATATGGCATAGGCTACAGATGCCTCGCTCCCACTGGGAAACGTAACGCACGCGATATAGGTATTTTGAGACAACATTACCTTGAATTAAAGGTGATAGCATTAAAGGAGCAttaaaggagtttttttttttttttttttaatgccaaaaCGTTTAATATGACAGATGATGGCTTAAAGGTTAGAACTTCAACCATTGCTGCACAAAACATGATGACGATGACAAtcagcagatatatatatatatatatatatatatatttaacgtGAATGGGTTGAGTACAAAATTAACttaagactgcacaaaacaagacaTTACCAAGTAGCAAcacaattaacaataaaaaaaataaattaaaaaaatggtgtaaataaacttgcaaacagtgaaaccatgcaagctcattaattattcaagcacagtgcatgctgggaacactaGCTTCAAAAAGttacgtttttttattattattatttagcagtGAAATtcactcaaattagcaaataagtATGACACGGTTTTCTACTTAGGACTGAtatatgatgacacattgtaaagataacaaaccaTCACACATAATATTCACTTATAagttagagcattcatttttacatgtttgaatgtagaatttacttaaaattTTCAAGTTTGAAAAGTGTAGAAAGTATcgtttctgctatatttactgcAACACAAAatctctttttattattttttttttattattattgcttacaCGTATGCGTTGGTTACATAACTGATAAACCAATTTAAAGCTAATGGAGACTACATGGTAGTAATTCTAAATGATGATATTCTGTTCCAGATTCATTTGGActaatgcatttaattaaaatgcattgtcGCTCAattcaaaataaacttttatgcCAAATCTAGTTGTGTGGTCCCACTTTATagataaaaccattttttttttctcctttcatACGTCATGTTGTCTGGTGCTCAACGGTGGCTGCATCCATGCATGGTGTGGATGGCTGTCTAAGAAGGGAGGGGTTGGCAAACACCAGGGAAACAATCACTGCTATGTACTATTTTAACTTTgaatgtaaatgtcttttaaactcCTTACTGAAAGGCAAGCTATTTTGAACTAGATGAGCATAAGTTTGGATGATATGGTTGTTATGAATAATAGATTGTTGGATGTTACCGTTAGCCACAGCCCACattagatttttgcattttaatttgcaAACCAGTCAACTGTGCCACACCAGAATCAACACATTCATTGTTCAGGCTACTTAGTGTTGGAGACGAGTCTAAATTTTGAACTATGGTGCCATGCAACTTCATGTTTTTGCCTGTAACCTAATAATCTCTTTAGTACACATGTAAAGTATAAATGAACAACCACATTCGAATATCACCTGCAAACATTTGCTGATTATACATTTGatgtattgtgttgcatggagGTTTGTATAAAGGGAGCTCAAGCCTGTGTCTCTAGCCCAGCTGGTCGGACTGGTAAAGCAGTAACAGGAGTGGTTCAACTTCAGCCCGGCACAATACACTCGCACACTCAAACACAGCAGCCACCCACCCACTCACACTTGCATCCTCACACAACTGGCCCAGAGGCACAACTGTCCCCCTTTACCTCAAGAGCCACATACACACCCAGTTTCTGATTGTCTAGCAATCACATCCTTCATCTTCAACTATGTAGGATGTAATCCACACTTGTTTCTCAATGTAAAGATGTTCTAAAACACAGTTGAACTGGAAAGATTTGTACACCTGTCTTTGTCATCATTTGTCTTTGAAATGTCTTCAAACAATAGCCTGCCATTAATGTAATACATATAATGTAATGACAATGATTGACCTTTCCCACTttttccccccccaaaaaaactccTTCTGTGCTTCTTGGTGGATGACTAAAAAGTAGAAGACTACCATTACTAACACCTGTGTGTCTTCTGTCTCCTTCAGTCTCCATGTCTCCCCTTGCTCTTCGAGAGGAGACAGAAGCCAGTCCGGCAGAGGTGGCCCTGTGCTTGTCCACACGCAAGGACCACAGCATTTACACGAACAACCAGATGTACACATATGACCCCTGTGCAGTGGTTCCTGTAGCTGAGCTCCCATCCTGCACTGCTCTGGGGCAGCATCAGAGTCCAGAAACGGAGCACATTCGAAGCTCACACAACAATACATACGTCCGCACTAAAATAAAGGTGAGGCTCCGGGGAAATGTTGTTTCCTTTTACCATGTTGATCTAAGATCTAGTTACTGCGGTCATAATATGCagtcatattcagctgtagggcCATTGTGCCATACTGGGTCATAATTGATTTGACTTTGTATGCTGCTTGTGCATGTGTGGGTTAAACACATACCACTTTTCTACTTAGATTGTTTATACTGCCACTAATTACAtctatttctttctttatctTTACCGCTGCAGGTGACCACAGGTGAGCTTCCCACAGAGGCTCCACCCACCATCCCTACTATTACTACAGATCCACCTGTTTCTATAGCAACACATTGCCCCCCGCCTGTCACTAAGCCATCCTTAGTGCAATCGGGTGGTTGCACCTTTGTTTGCCAGTTGTGTCAAAAAGTCTTTAAATTCCAGCGCATGCTAAACAGACACCTGAAATGCCACAGTGAGCAGAAGAGACACTTGTGTGACTTCTGCGGAAAGGGCTTTAACGACACCTTCGACCTCAAAAGGCATGTTCGCACACACACAGGTATGGAAACTTCATCTATACTCGAAAATGTTCTACTTAATGTTTTGCTTAAAGGTGGAgggtgtcatttctgcaccactagcatcacaataccgaatagcaaaaataatggcCTGTTTCCAAAcgggtttcccaaacactcccccgaTCTTTCGTTGGTCACATACTGtaatcccaccccaaactcacaccagtgGTTGAGTTAATGTcaagctggttgggatgctccaacacagtctcatgacaactctcaATAATTTATATGAGGTGGCGAAATCGTGAGATATTGTATGACGAAAACGCACAACTTTTATTCTCATGGAGTCCAACCAATcaataaacataatttaaaatggaTAAAATACAGGCATcagattttagctagcctcctatccaacactttatttaagaaaggaaatgtctgttaAAGTGTtcgttactcattccatatttattaatGCAATACAAATGGTTTATGTTCGTTAATAAACTGTAATACACTTGTCTTGTCTTGTTCCGAATCCCATTGTTTTCTTTCGTCCATGGTACAAAAAGAGTTTTTCTCCTGTTAAATCATGAAttagatttagggtttgggtaaggggttaaacgTAGGAAAAATCTTGATAACATCATTCGTTGGTTAgtatatttttctctatgggagttaAAGTCGTACattttttgtatgagccaactcacACGATTTTTAACAATTTCGCCATCTTGTTTCACCTGTTATTACGACTTGTTGTGAGACCGGGCTGGATGCCCAAACAAACACTGAGCAATGTTTTTACAAAGCCATAGTATTTACACTTCTTAGGGGAATAATTacttagttgtttctgcatattaaaataatattttgtgttcaataaAATTTAATCTAaattggcataatattgattaccacaaaactttatttcaacttgtccctcttttttcttaaaaaaaaagaaaaaagaaaaaaagaagctaaaatcaggcactgacaatggaagtgaatgggggccaaaccATAAACATTATAATGTtctctgttttaaaagtatagccacaagatgtaaacaatatgcatgttaacatgattttagtgtgataaaattgcataccaaccttttctgtgtaaagttatagacaatttgaCAACGTACCATGATGACGTAACTCCATAAACCTTAAAATGCCTGTCCAAttattttaacaacattacagctctaccacccctggagtcgcgagttcgaatccagggcatgctgagtgactccagccaggtctcctaagcaaccaaattggcccggttgctagggtgggtagagtcacttggggtaacctcctcgtggtcgctataatgtgattcgctctcagtggggcgcgtgttgagttgtgcgtggatgccgcggagaatagtgtgaagcctccacgcgagctaggtctccgtggtaacgcgctcaacaagccacgtaataagatgcgcagattgacgcttcagacgcagaggcaactgagattcatcctccaccacccggtttgaggcgagtcactacgccaccacgaggacttagagcgcattgggaattgggcattccaaatt from Myxocyprinus asiaticus isolate MX2 ecotype Aquarium Trade chromosome 1, UBuf_Myxa_2, whole genome shotgun sequence carries:
- the LOC127442868 gene encoding putative transcription factor Ovo-like 1, whose translation is MPRAFLVKKTSISPGKRNWSNLPDHERGDIYIPVSMSPLALREETEASPAEVALCLSTRKDHSIYTNNQMYTYDPCAVVPVAELPSCTALGQHQSPETEHIRSSHNNTYVRTKIKVTTGELPTEAPPTIPTITTDPPVSIATHCPPPVTKPSLVQSGGCTFVCQLCQKVFKFQRMLNRHLKCHSEQKRHLCDFCGKGFNDTFDLKRHVRTHTGVRPYKCNLCEKAFTQRCSLESHMKKIHGVTQQYAYKERRSKLYVCEECGHTASTQDALLHHLNSKHPDSVLQRAKGARRQSASLNSGKDDTSQPGSPLSQHSDDCM